In the Trichoderma atroviride chromosome 4, complete sequence genome, GATGAGCACTCAGGGAATAACTGCCGCTTTAAATAATTCTCATGACATCTGGTATGCTCCAATGTAGCCATTTATTTCGCCAAGTTACATTACgagcgaaaagaagagattgattGCTGAGAAATCATAGCAAGCATGAGACGCTAAGATTTACTCCTGTAGCTTGATGTTTTAGGAAACTGCCTTGAAACTAATTGTAATAACAAAACCACGTCTTTCTTGAGGCCTATGTTTCTACCATTCCCCTACTAGAACGACCACAACGATAAATGGCGGGCTAGATGAGTAATCGATTATGAGAACCAGTCCACGAGTTGACATGAAATGGGCCTCTTTTGCATCTAGGCAGCTTCACTGACGAATTTCCAGCGTTAAATTCAGCCTTCCATGCAAAAATCCTGTAGCCACATCGAATGCCCCTGTGCCAAGCTGCGGTCTATTCAATTGGATCCCATCCTTGGTGGATTAGGACGCAACGACTAATCATTGGCGAATTCCTAGCAAGTTGCTGGCGGGTTTCGGCGGTAATATCGGAATGTGGCGGCCAATGAATGAGAAATCACCGCAACCGCCGCACCATCCCGCACCTCACTCTTGTCTTCTCGTTTCACCGTCCGTCGTCTTTTCCAATGGATCTCATGAAAAGTGCTGGCCGCTATACGCGGACCGCCTGCTTCCCCTGCCGCCACAGCAAGAGACGCTGCGACAAGTCTCTACCGGCATGCCAGCTATGTATTCGGAAAGGGGTCGAATGCAGCTATCCAACTCGCCGAGCCCAGAAATATGTTGTGCTGCCGCAATCCAGCGAGACGGTCCAAACCACTGCGCCTACGAGAGATAACTCGACAACCAGTGGAGTAGCTCGCAGCAGTGAGTCGGCTTCACTGGAGCGACAAGGATCCTTGGAAGCCTCACATGCAACGGACATTGTCCAGTCGTTTGCTACGGCTACGGCTATCCAGTTTATTGCACCAAGGATCTTTCGCGACGCACACTTGGAGATTCCACGGATTAACATTGCCATTCCCAAGGATGTTGCTGCTCACGTTGGGGATTTGGGACAGCTTCATGATATTTACGCCACGTTTTCTTCGCAAGCTGTCATATGGACGCCGGTAATCTTCCGGAAGAGGTTTTTCAACATTGCGCTCAACCCACTATCTCCACGACGGACTGAAGGCGTCTTGATGTGCTTGTGTATGAAACTGTACTGCACACCCGCGCCCTCATACGAGGACGACGGGAAAAGGACGCTTTACAAGATAGTCAAGGAGTTCTACGCTGAAGTGGAAGCCACTGGAATCATGTCTGTTTGTATTTTGCAGTCGGCTCTGCTGATTGCTGTCTACGAGATTGGCAATGCAATCTACCCTGCCGCATATATGACCGTTGGAAACTGTGCTCGGTACGGTGTCGCTTTAGGTCTGGATAAGTTGATGGTCAGCTTGACAGGAGAAGGTAACTTGGGCAAGCCTTGGATGGAAATAGAAGAAATGAGACGAGTTTGGTGGGGAATACTCATATTAGATCGGTTTGTTCCTCCTTTATTATGGcatggatacatgtatcgTTGTTTATAGGCGCTAACCTTGAACACAGGTTTCTCAACCTTGGAAACCCTTCGAGGTGCCTAACAACGAAAGATCCAGCGTATGATGATTACCTCCCAGTGGATGATTGGATATTTTTGGACGTTGTAAGCACTTTGATGATTATATCAACCATGGGGGGATAACGCCTTTAACCTATTACTTTTTAGACAGCAAGACCCCAAGACAACATCAAAATATCTGCCGCATTTACTCTCAGGATGGGCCCATTCGCCAGATTAGCCCAAGCCACGTACTTGGTAAACCAGGCTCTCAATCTTGTATCGCCTCTTCCTACACAAGATCAGCAAGTGGATTCATTCGATGTTGGAAAGGAAAGTGCACAGCTACGCCGCACAATTGAGGCACTAGTCTATCTAACCAAGACGGAATTCGACTTTCGCGACTTGGTAACTTGCTGCCAAGCTGCAATTTCGTATTGGTAGGCCCCCTCTAATTGCGCAAGTATATGATTGGTGTTGACTCCTGAATAGTGCCATACTGTTGCTCCAAGAGCACCACTGGCAGCGAGTGCGCATTAGCTCAACCGAAGAGGCGTGCTTTCATCTGTTTGCAGAGTCTCGGCATACACTTGAGATcttgacgaagatggcgacttCTATGCGGAAGGATGCACAAGAGGGAAGAACCTTGGATGAGGAATTTCCAGTGTTTCTCACGCAAGTCATTTATCAGGCAGCGCTGGCGACCATTGAAATGGGCCAAGGAAATCCGGATGAGCAGCTCAGGGAAAGACTTGAAACATTCAAGTGGCTACTTGAACACATGCGGCCGAAGTGGCGGGTAGCAGGTGAGTCAACTGGCCCAAATCTTTGTGTACTTGACTCTAACATTGTTGGATAGGTATATATTTATCCATTCTGCAGTCCAAAGAGGTcatgcttgctgctgctctttaGTGGCATATGAGCCTATATATAAGACAACGCTTTTCTCAGAAAGCATGAGTTTTCGTTTTGCATCAGACCCGCCAGAGGTCTAGTATATAACTGAAGAAGCGCGAATTCTACACGTGTCATGCTCTTACGTAAAATGGTAGCCTAGAAACAAGCCGAAGATCCTGCCTCACGTATGCAGTGCTAGCCATATTATCTTTATTATGAGTACTACTGCGCCTATACAAGCAGTGGTCAAACATGTAATCCAACAACAATCCGGGTGTTGAAGGCCATAACCTATTACCGAACTATCCGACGGCTTCCGCTGGCCATCCAAATGCGCGCATACCACTGGTGAAGATTCTCCATCCAGCCCGGCATAGGCCCGTTCTCGCCCTCGACCTTGCGATCGCTATGGAAGAGACAGCTCTTGAGCGTCAGGCGCGCAACCTGAGCCTCTTGGTCAATGGTGGCGCCAATAGCAAACAGGCCGTCAGAAGGCCGCGGGCCACCGTTGCGGGGAGAATCACCGCAGCGGACAATGACTTCGTTGGGCGTGCGGTCCACCACTTCAAAGTGGTCTGTCAGAACTGTGCCGGGTTCATAGCTGGAGGCGGCAAGCTGGTCTCGAGTCCAGAGCTGCGACGACGTCTCAGGGCTGTACCATTTGCGGTGCAGAAAACGTCGCTGTATTTCGTAACCTGCCAATTGTTAGTGATACGCTTTTAAGCACTTGATGAGATTCAGTTTCAATAGTCTCACCCCAGCCACTCCATACGCCACGACAAAACTCTAGAGCAAGATCGCCCTCCTTCTGGAGCAGCTCTGGGCGGATGCGGTTAAGAGGGATTGTCTTGACGCAAATATCGTT is a window encoding:
- a CDS encoding uncharacterized protein (EggNog:ENOG41) → MGIIRKTVLGVTAGTAAAVGYLRLSTSIIAPIPLNDALYSSGVYKKYNPHRNAATNDICVKTIPLNRIRPELLQKEGDLALEFCRGVWSGWGYEIQRRFLHRKWYSPETSSQLWTRDQLAASSYEPGTVLTDHFEVVDRTPNEVIVRCGDSPRNGGPRPSDGLFAIGATIDQEAQVARLTLKSCLFHSDRKVEGENGPMPGWMENLHQWYARIWMASGSRRIVR
- a CDS encoding uncharacterized protein (EggNog:ENOG41), whose amino-acid sequence is MDLMKSAGRYTRTACFPCRHSKRRCDKSLPACQLCIRKGVECSYPTRRAQKYVVLPQSSETVQTTAPTRDNSTTSGVARSSESASLERQGSLEASHATDIVQSFATATAIQFIAPRIFRDAHLEIPRINIAIPKDVAAHVGDLGQLHDIYATFSSQAVIWTPVIFRKRFFNIALNPLSPRRTEGVLMCLCMKLYCTPAPSYEDDGKRTLYKIVKEFYAEVEATGIMSVCILQSALLIAVYEIGNAIYPAAYMTVGNCARYGVALGLDKLMVSLTGEGNLGKPWMEIEEMRRVWWGILILDRFLNLGNPSRCLTTKDPAYDDYLPVDDWIFLDVTARPQDNIKISAAFTLRMGPFARLAQATYLVNQALNLVSPLPTQDQQVDSFDVGKESAQLRRTIEALVYLTKTEFDFRDLVTCCQAAISYCAILLLQEHHWQRVRISSTEEACFHLFAESRHTLEILTKMATSMRKDAQEGRTLDEEFPVFLTQVIYQAALATIEMGQGNPDEQLRERLETFKWLLEHMRPKWRVAGIYLSILQSKEVMLAAAL